The Triticum aestivum cultivar Chinese Spring chromosome 7B, IWGSC CS RefSeq v2.1, whole genome shotgun sequence genome window below encodes:
- the LOC123158849 gene encoding disease resistance RPP13-like protein 4, translated as MSALYARASGSGIPSNRSRARDVVLELPVVVVEVARTWRGGGHPEDGEIDKMGDKLRDHKNFLADVDRRNDTIQEWVGQLKRAMYEATDILDLCQLKAMGRASSTALDARCFNPLLFCMRNPSHAHEIGTRIKTLNKKLDYIKERSAAFNFVNLGSYADHNNNAHGFRHCNTSRETVGDFDRSAIVGDKIEQDTRALVAQIMRTGMDVNNGIMVVAIVGVGGIVKTTLVQKVLNDKAIQGSRILVTTRDEVVARGVKAGRTTMSTY; from the exons ATGAGCGCGTTGTATGCGCGCGCGTCCGGGTCCGGTATTCCGTCGAACAGGTCGCGTGCGCGCGATGTTGTGCTCGAACTGCCGGTGGTGGTGGTCGAGGTGGCGCGGACGTGGAGAGGAGGTGGGCACCCGGAGGACGGCGAG ATCGACAAGATGGGCGACAAGCTCCGGGACCACAAAAACTTCTTGGCTGATGTTGACAGGAGGAACGATACCATTCAAGAGTGGGTGGGGCAGCTCAAGCGTGCCATGTATGAAGCTaccgacatcctcgacctctgtcaGCTCAAGGCCATGGGGCGTGCATCATCTACTGCTCTAGACGCAAGGTGTTTCAACCCCTTGCTCTTCTGCATGCGGAATCCCTCCCATGCTCATGAGATCGGCACCCGCATCAAGACGCTCAACAAGAAGCTTGACTACATCAAGGAGCGAAGTGCTGCTTTCAACTTCGTCAATCTCGGGTCCTATGCAGATCATAACAACAATGCCCATGGCTTTCGCCATTGTAATACAAGTCGGGAGACGGTAGGTGACTTCGACCGGTCAGCTATTGTTGGAGACAAGATTGAACAAGACACAAGAGCACTGGTGGCCCAGATCATGCGGACGGGAATGGATGTCAACAATGGCATCATGGTGGTTGCTATTGTAGGTGTTGGTGGGATCGTCAAGACCACCCTCGTCCAGAAGGTCCTCAATGACAAGGCAATCCAAG GAAGCCGAATCCTCGTCACTACCAGAGATGAAGTTGTTGCCCGAGGGGTGAAAGCTGGCCGTACCACCATGTCGACATATTAG